A window of the Brassica napus cultivar Da-Ae chromosome C5, Da-Ae, whole genome shotgun sequence genome harbors these coding sequences:
- the LOC106400505 gene encoding uncharacterized protein LOC106400505, producing MGFSDSPEPIKRGEKEAKSKGSDEEVDESDSTTISSKVIISLEDESVIDVSGQSLDLSLLDNNNSDDGSVKGLYFFRNVFTLIPKSIGGFGSLKKLKFFSNEIDLFPPELGGLVDLEYLQVKISSPSLGEGLSWDKLKALKELELTKVPKRSSALTLLSEISGLKSLTRLSVCHFSIRYLPAEIGCLTSLEYLDLSFNKIKSLPNEISYLSSLVSLKVAHNRLIELPSVLALLQNLESLDVSNNRLATLDPLDLSLMPRLQILNLQFNKLPCYCCIPAWIQCNLGGNYEEMGVDTMSEMDVYESPYENNTITVPHKGSHRNPLIMSTGVSSISRCFSARKSSKRWKRRQHYYQQRARQERLNNSRKWKGEVSPEELNLKMYVVEETGKQGMVDSICLDDNYKLSEESEVVESVVTSEETESSLKSDLVSDNSQLKSERDNKECCEVKASSSPSLDYNSSSERKKPNHKPKSKRCYDEDLDNPKASKCHRPSTDTANLSYKYSSSSFCSTEDSLPDGFFDAGRDRPFMPLSRYEKILPLDSREVILLDRAKDEELDAITSSARALVARLKKLNRLTADVDNLQVASYLALFVSDHFGGSDRASVVQTTRKAVSGSNYQKPFICTCLAGNQDDLAALNKQVSGGTAQDVSLSDVCETSLRSIKSKRNSIVVPLGKLQFGICRHRALLMKFLCDRMEPPVPCELVRGYLDFMPHAWNVVHVKRGDSWVRMVVDACRPHDIREYTDQEYFCRYIPLNRLSESICARAELEPGSPFSSLSTGEGVERANSSLIRCKLGSTEAALKMRTLEVSGASVDDIRTFEYTCLGEVRILGALKHDCIVELYGHEISSKWITSENGNEHRRILQSSILMEYIEGGSLKGHIEKLSEDGKHHVPMDLALSIARDISGALMELHSKDIIHRDIKSENVLIDLDNQKANGEEPVVKLCDFDRAVPLRSHLHGCCIAHVGIPPANVCVGTPRWMSPEVFRAMHEQNFYGLEVDIWSFGCLIFELLTLQIPYFDLSELQIHESLQKGKRPKLPEELETLISETEEDDESANKLREEYDLTESDLDTMRFLIDVFRLCTEESPLDRLSGGDLHEMILSWTKSKSPTGTASTT from the exons aTGGGGTTCTCTGATTCACCGGAACCTATTAAACGCGGCGAAAAGGAAGCGAAGAGCAAAGGGTCCGATGAAGAGGTTGATGAGAGTGATTCCACCACAATCAGTAGCAAAGTTATAATAAGCTTAGAAGACGAATCTGTAATCGATGTCTCCGGTCAAAGTCTGGACCTTTCTCTCCTCGACAACAACAATTCTGACGATGGGTCCGTCAAAGGTCTCTACTTTTTCAGAAATGTCTTCACTTTGATCCCCAAATCAATCGGAGGGTTCGGGAGCTTGAAGAAGCTCAAGTTCTTCAGCAACGAGATCGACCTTTTCCCGCCGGAGCTAGGAGGTTTAGTCGATTTGGAGTATCTCCAGGTGAAGATATCGTCGCCGAGCCTCGGCGAGGGGTTGTCGTGGGACAAGCTCAAGGCTTTGAAGGAGCTCGAGCTCACTAAAGTCCCCAAACGATCTTCTGCGTTGACCCTTTTGAGCGAGATCTCGGGGCTTAAGTCATTGACGAGGCTCTCTGTTTGTCACTTCTCCATCag ATATCTTCCTGCGGAGATTGGGTGTCTAACGAGCCTAGAGTACCTGGATCTCTCCTTTAACAAGATCAAGAGTTTGCCTAACGAGATAAGTTATCTGAGTTCGTTGGTGTCCTTGAAGGTCGCTCACAACAGGCTGATTGAGCTACCATCGGTTTTAGCCTTATTACAAAACTTAGAAAGCCTGGACGTATCAAACAACCGATTAGCAACACTTGATCCTCTCGACCTAAGCTTAATGCCTAGACTTCAGATTTTAAATTTACAG TTCAATAAGCTGCCGTGTTATTGCTGTATTCCCGCATGGATACAGTGTAATTTGGGAGGAAACTATGAAGAAATGGGAGTTGATACTATGAGTGAAATGGATGTTTATGAAAGCCCTTATGAAAACAACACCATAACTGTTCCTCATAAAG gctCCCACCGTAACCCATTAATTATGTCAACTGGGGTCTCTTCCATCAGTAGATGCTTCTCGGCTCGAAAATCAAGCAAGAGGTGGAAGCGGAGACAGCATTACTACCAGCAAAGGGCAAGGCAAGAGCGCTTGAACAACAGCAGGAAATGGAAAGGTGAAGTCTCTCCGGAGGAATTAAATTTGAAGATGTATGTAGTAGAAGAAACTGGGAAACAGGGCATGGTTGATAGCATCTGCTTGGATGATAATTATAAACTGTCAGAAGAATCTGAAGTAGTAGAATCTGTCGTCACTTCTGAAGAGACAGAGAGCAGTTTGAAATCTGATTTGGTTTCTGACAATTCCCAATTAAAGAGTGAAAGAGATAACAAGGAGTGCTGTGAGGTCAAGGCATCTTCTTCTCCCTCTTTAGACTATAATTCTTCTTCAGAGAGAAAGAAGCCAAATCACAAGCCAAAGTCAAAGAGATGCTATGATGAGGATCTAGATAACCCAAAAGCTTCTAAATGCCATAGGCCATCTACTGATACTGCTAATCTATCGTACAAATACAGTAGCAGCTCATTTTGTAGCACAGAAGATTCTCTTCCTGATGGATTTTTCGATGCTGGGCGTGATAGGCCCTTTATGCCTCTTAGTAGATATGAGAAAATCCTGCCTCTTGATTCACGTGAAGTCATACTCTTGGACAG GGCAAAGGATGAAGAATTGGATGCAATCACTTCCTCTGCTCGAGCCCTGGTAGCTAGATTGAAGAAACTGAACCGTTTAACTGCAGATGTAGACAACTTACAAGTTGCATCATACCTCGCCCTTTTTGTGTCGGATCACTTTGGGGGAAGCGACAGAGCTTCTGTTGTTCAAACAACCCGGAAGGCAGTGTCTGGCTCAAACTACCAGAAACCGTTTATCTGCACCTGCTTGGCTGGGAATCAAGACGACTTGGCTGCTCTTAACAAACAGGTTTCAGGGGGGACTGCTCAAGATGTCAGTTTGTCCGATGTGTGTGAAACATCCTTGCGTTCTATCAAGTCCAAGCGGAACTCTATAGTTGTTCCTCTAGGGAAACTGCAGTTTGGCATCTGTAGGCACAGGGCCTTGCTCATGAAG TTTCTTTGTGACCGTATGGAACCTCCGGTGCCTTGTGAGCTTGTTAGAGGCTATCTAGACTTCATGCCACATGCCTGGAACGTTGTTCATGTAAAGCGAGGTGACTCATGGGTTCGTATGGTTGTTGATGCTTGTCGTCCTCATGACATCAGAGAATATACAGATCAAGAATATTTCTGCCG GTACATTCCTCTTAACCGGCTTAGCGAATCCATTTGTGCAAGAGcagaactggaaccagggagtCCTTTTTCTTCCCTGTCAACGGGTGAAGGAGTAGAGAGAGCTAATAGTAGTCTTATCCGATGCAAGCTAGGCTCCACTGAAGCAGCTTTGAAG ATGCGTACATTAGAGGTTTCTGGAGCTTCCGTAGATGACATCAGGACATTCGAGTATACATGCTTAGGAGAAGTGAGGATCTTAGGAGCATTGAAACATGACTGCATCGTGGAGTTATACGGACACGAGATATCTTCCAAGTGGATAACCTCTGAAAATGGAAACGAACATCGACGCATTTTGCAATCTTCTATCCTCATGGAATACATTGAAGGAGGATCTCTAAAG GGTCACATTGAGAAGCTTTCTGAAGATGGTAAACATCATGTACCAATGGATCTAGCCTTATCTATCGCAAGAGATATCTCAGGGGCTTTGATGGAGCTTCATTCCAAGGATATAATCCACCGCGACATAAAAAGCGAAAACGTTCTGATCGATCTTGACAACCAAAAAGCAAACGGAGAAGAACCTGTAGTGAAGCTTTGTGATTTCGATAGAGCTGTTCCTCTTAGGTCTCACTTGCACGGTTGCTGCATTGCTCACGTCGGAATACCGCCTGCTAATGTCTGTGTCGGTACGCCGCGGTGGATGTCCCCTGAGGTCTTTAGAGCAATGCACGAACAGAACTTCTATGGACTT GAAGTGGATATCTGGTCATTCGGGTGCCTAATCTTCGAGCTATTGACACTACAAATCCCGTATTTCGATTTATCCGAGCTTCAGATTCATGAATCTCTACAG AAGGGCAAAAGGCCAAAACTACCTGAGGAGCTGGAGACATTGATCTCTGAAACAGAGGAAGATGACGAATCAGCCAATAAACTGCGGGAAGAGTATGACTTAACCGAATCTGACTTGGACACAATGAGGTTTCTTATTGACGTGTTTCGCCTTTGCACGGAGGAGTCTCCTTTAGACCGTTTAAGCGGTGGAGACCTCCATGAAATGATTCTTTCATGGACAAAAAGCAAATCTCCTACAGGTACTGCTTCAACTACTTAA
- the LOC106399583 gene encoding probable indole-3-pyruvate monooxygenase YUCCA9, giving the protein MDNMFRLMAGEEYLSDRRCIWVNGPVIVGAGPSGLATAACLRDQGVPFVVVERSDCIASLWQKRTYDRLKLHLPKKFCQLPKMPFPDHYPEYPTKRQFIDYLESYANKFEIKPEFNKSVASARFDETSGLWRVKTTTTVGEEMEYICRWLVVATGENAEPVVPEINGLKTEFNGEVVHACEYKSGEKYRGKRVLVVGCGNSGMEVSLDLANHSAIASMVVRSSVHVLPREIMGKSTFGISVMLMKWLPLWLVDKLLLILSWLVLGSLSRYGLKRPSIGPMELKSKTGKTPVLDIGALEKIKSGEVEIVPAIKRFSQCHVELVDGHKLDIDAVVLATGYRSNVPFWLQESEFFSKNGFPKSPFPNAWKGKSGLYAAGFTRKGLAGASADAVNIAQDIGNVWREETKRQKMRRNVGHRRCISVA; this is encoded by the exons atggataataTGTTTAGACTCATGGCAGGTGAAGAATATTTATCAGACCGTCGATGTATTTGGGTCAACGGTCCAGTAATCGTCGGAGCAGGCCCATCCGGTTTAGCTACAGCAGCTTGTCTACGTGATCAAGGAGTCCCATTCGTTGTGGTCGAAAGATCAGACTGCATAGCTTCACTTTGGCAAAAACGAACGTACGACAGGCTCAAGCTCCACTTACCCAAGAAATTCTGTCAATTACCTAAAATGCCCTTCCCGGATCACTACCCTGAATACCCAACAAAACGACAGTTCATCGATTACCTTGAGTCATACGCAAACAAGTTCGAGATTAAACCGGAGTTCAATAAATCCGTGGCATCTGCCCGGTTTGATGAAACCAGCGGTTTATGGCGGGTTAAGACCACGACAACAGTGGGAGAGGAGATGGAGTATATCTGCCGGTGGTTGGTGGTGGCAACGGGAGAAAACGCCGAACCTGTCGTGCCGGAGATTAACGGGCTTAAGACGGAGTTTAACGGAGAAGTGGTTCACGCTTGTGAGTATAAGTCCGGTGAGAAGTATAGAGGGAAGAGAGTTCTTGTCGTGGGATGTGGAAACTCAGGCATGGAGGTCTCACTCGATCTTGCTAATCACAGTGCTATTGCTTCCATGGTCGTTAGAAGCTCG GTGCATGTGTTACCAAGAGAAATAATGGGAAAATCAACGTTCGGAATCTCAGTGATGCTAATGAAGTGGCTACCTCTATGGCTCGTCGACAAGCTTCTATTAATTTTATCGTGGTTGGTTCTAGGGAGCTTATCAAGGTATGGGCTTAAAAGGCCCAGCATCGGCCCAATGGAGCTCAAAAGCAAGACGGGGAAAACACCGGTTCTCGACATCGGTGCTCTGGAGAAAATAAAGTCCGGCGAAGTAGAAATCGTCCCCGCAATCAAACGGTTCTCACAGTGCCACGTGGAGCTCGTAGATGGACATAAGCTAGATATCGATGCCGTGGTTCTCGCCACCGGCTATCGCAGCAACGTCCCTTTTTGGCTCCAGGAAAGTGAATTCTTTTCGAAGAACGGGTTTCCTAAATCGCCGTTTCCAAACGCGTGGAAAGGGAAGTCGGGTCTGTACGCGGCCGGATTCACGAGGAAAGGATTGGCCGGAGCATCTGCGGACGCCGTTAACATCGCTCAAGACATTGGGAATGTGTGGAGGGAAGAGACCAAACGACAGAAGATGAGGAGAAACGTGGGTCACCGCAGGTGCATCTCAGTTGCTTAA
- the LOC106400506 gene encoding dymeclin isoform X2 — protein MGGAPSTPQKTGGGDDVSVAEYLISTFVGEKSFPLASDYWNKLLELPLSSRWPSDRVRQACELFGRSNGYTRHLAKLLIHLSWCLQELLQDSDDDQASSIYKRAVNATYISSVFLKHLIENGKSDGLVELHLSLDESEPVPHGFVMDQDIQNFVMHSVLNFIGSTEVSPNSYVLHQELLNFMIVAMSTQLLSGPSPGPRDANPFIDAAMSQEKSLVCLAVRRLLLNYISRTPPNAKTYLYSDGDSPGILERVGSAAATIVLLPLNYLVNNSGDGSKHPLAEFSLHVLLILTNYHKPIMSDESLTDKSDDSGTSELVSKGHAFSSGNIFSKALANARDVEFDRSDVEGNAYPGPHVRIPFASLFDTLGMCLADEGAVLLLYSLLQGNSDFKEYVLVRTDLDTMLMPILETLYNASKRTSSNQIYMMLIVLLILSQDSSFNSSIHKMILPSVPWYKEHLLHQTSLGSLMVIILIRTVQHNLSKLRDVYLQTTCLATLANMAPHVHHLSAYASQRLVSLFYMLSRKYNKLSELTGEKQQSIKISLAGEGDGVSEDLAAELQIFTDFLRLVLDILNAILTYALPRNPEIVYAVMHRQEVFQPFKNHPRFHELVENIYTVLDFFNSRMDSQRSDREWSVQKVLEFIIDSCRFWRGEGMKMFTQLHFSYEQESHPEEFFIPYVWQLAFSRCGFSFNPDAINLFPLPHQVEGEEGRGEEVEEGKEKKVQELIEQRIVLDP, from the exons atgGGAGGCGCGCCTTCGACGCCGCAAAAAACCGGCGGTGGCGACGATGTTTCCGTGGCGGAGTATCTCATTTCGACTTTCGTCGGGGAGAAATCGTTCCCCCTGGCGTCTGATTACTGGAACAAGCTGCTCGAGCTTCCGTTGAGCTCTCGCTGGCCTAGTGATCGTGTTCGCCAGGCCTGCGAGCTTTTCG gaCGAAGCAATGGATACACTAGGCACCTTGCGAAGCTGTTGATTCATCTGTCGTGGTGTTTGCAAGAGCTTCTCCAAGATTCTGATGATGATCAGGCTTCTTCTATCTATAAGAGAGCTGTTAACGCAACGTATATTTCGTCAGTGTTTTTGAAGCATCTGATTGAGAATGGAAAAAGTGATGGCCTCGTGGAGTTGCATCTATCTCTAGACGAGAGCGAGCCAGTTCCTCATGGCTTTGTAATGG ATCAAGACATCCAGAATTTTGTTATGCATAGTGTGCTAAACTTCATTGGATCAACTGAAGTGAG TCCGAACTCGTATGTTCTACATCAGGAACTTCTGAACTTCATGATTGTTGCAATGTCTACACAGCTTCTCTCCGGGCCATCACCTGGACCAAGAGATGCGAACCCTTTTATTGATGCAGCAATGTCTCAG GAGAAGTCTTTAGTTTGTCTGGCTGTCAGAAGATTGCTACTTAATTATATTTCCCGTACGCCTCCAAATGCTAAAACCTATTTGTATTCTGATGGAGATTCACCAGGCATTTTGGAAAGAGTTGGTTCTGCAGCTG CGACAATTGTGCTCTTGCCTTTGAACTATCTTGTAAATAACAGTGGTGACGGATCTAAACATCCACTAGCGGAGTTCAGCCTTCATGTTTTGCTAATCCTCACTAATTACCACAAGCCTATCATGAGTGATGAGTCATTGACGGATAAAAGTGATGACAGTGGTACTTCAGAATTGGTATCTAAAGGGCATGCATTTTCCTCCGGCAATATCTTTAGCAAGGCTCTGGCAAATGCTAGAGATGTCGAAT TTGATCGCTCAGATGTTGAGGGAAATGCCTACCCTGGTCCACATGTTCGGATACCATTTGCTTCTTTATTTGATACTCTTGGCAT GTGTTTGGCTGATGAGGGCGCTGTCTTACTCCTCTATTCGTTGCTGCAAGGGAACTCCGACTTTAAAGAGTATGTTTTGGTGCGAACTGATTTGGATACTATG TTGATGCCTATTCTGGAAACGTTGTATAACGCTTCGAAGAGAACATCATCCAATCAAATATACATGATGCTCATTGTACTTCTCATCCTTAGTCAGGATTCATCATTCAATTCAAGCATTCACAAGATG ATACTTCCTAGCGTTCCATGGTACAAGGAGCATCTCCTTCATCAGACGTCTCTTGGCTCCTTAATGGTCATTATTCTCATCAGAACAGTGCAACACAACCTTTCTAAACTGAGG GATGTGTATCTGCAGACTACATGCCTTGCAACCTTGGCTAACATGGCACCCCATGTCCATCATCTTAGTGCATATGCCTCGCAGAGGCTTGTCAGCCTTTTCTACATGCTTTCTCGAAA GTATAACAAGTTATCGGAGTTGACAGGTGAGAAGCAGCAAAGTATCAAAATAAGTTTGGCAGGAGAGGGTGATGGCGTTTCTGAAGATCTG GCAGCAGAGTTGCAAATCTTTACTGATTTCTTGAGACTTGTCCTTGATATATTAAATGCAATTTTGACGTACGCTTTACCAAGAAATCCAGAG ATCGTGTATGCAGTTATGCATCGGCAAGAAGTGTTCCAACCTTTCAAGAATCATCCGAGATTTCATGAGCTAGTCGAAAATATATACACA GTCTTAGACTTTTTCAATAGCCGCATGGACTCTCAAAGATCGGATCGAGAATGGTCAGTGCAGAAAGTTCTTGAATTCATCATCGACAGTTGTCGGTTTTGGCGAGGCGAAGGCATGAAG ATGTTTACTCAACTTCACTTCTCATATGAGCAAGAGAGCCACCCAGAAGAGTTCTTTATTCCATACGTTTGGCAACTAGCTTTTTCCAGATG CGGATTTAGCTTTAATCCGGACGCTATCAACTTATTCCCATTGCCACACCAAGTTGAG GGAGAAGAGGGGAGAGGAGAAGAAGTGGAAGAAGGGAAAGAGAAGAAGGTGCAAGAGCTGATCGAGCAGAGAATCGTCTTGGATCCATAG
- the LOC106400506 gene encoding dymeclin isoform X1: MGGAPSTPQKTGGGDDVSVAEYLISTFVGEKSFPLASDYWNKLLELPLSSRWPSDRVRQACELFGRSNGYTRHLAKLLIHLSWCLQELLQDSDDDQASSIYKRAVNATYISSVFLKHLIENGKSDGLVELHLSLDESEPVPHGFVMDQDIQNFVMHSVLNFIGSTEVSPNSYVLHQELLNFMIVAMSTQLLSGPSPGPRDANPFIDAAMSQEKSLVCLAVRRLLLNYISRTPPNAKTYLYSDGDSPGILERVGSAAATIVLLPLNYLVNNSGDGSKHPLAEFSLHVLLILTNYHKPIMSDESLTDKSDDSGTSELVSKGHAFSSGNIFSKALANARDVEFDRSDVEGNAYPGPHVRIPFASLFDTLGMCLADEGAVLLLYSLLQGNSDFKEYVLVRTDLDTMLMPILETLYNASKRTSSNQIYMMLIVLLILSQDSSFNSSIHKMILPSVPWYKEHLLHQTSLGSLMVIILIRTVQHNLSKLRDVYLQTTCLATLANMAPHVHHLSAYASQRLVSLFYMLSRKYNKLSELTGEKQQSIKISLAGEGDGVSEDLAAELQIFTDFLRLVLDILNAILTYALPRNPEIVYAVMHRQEVFQPFKNHPRFHELVENIYTVLDFFNSRMDSQRSDREWSVQKVLEFIIDSCRFWRGEGMKMFTQLHFSYEQESHPEEFFIPYVWQLAFSRCGFSFNPDAINLFPLPHQVEKQGEEGRGEEVEEGKEKKVQELIEQRIVLDP, translated from the exons atgGGAGGCGCGCCTTCGACGCCGCAAAAAACCGGCGGTGGCGACGATGTTTCCGTGGCGGAGTATCTCATTTCGACTTTCGTCGGGGAGAAATCGTTCCCCCTGGCGTCTGATTACTGGAACAAGCTGCTCGAGCTTCCGTTGAGCTCTCGCTGGCCTAGTGATCGTGTTCGCCAGGCCTGCGAGCTTTTCG gaCGAAGCAATGGATACACTAGGCACCTTGCGAAGCTGTTGATTCATCTGTCGTGGTGTTTGCAAGAGCTTCTCCAAGATTCTGATGATGATCAGGCTTCTTCTATCTATAAGAGAGCTGTTAACGCAACGTATATTTCGTCAGTGTTTTTGAAGCATCTGATTGAGAATGGAAAAAGTGATGGCCTCGTGGAGTTGCATCTATCTCTAGACGAGAGCGAGCCAGTTCCTCATGGCTTTGTAATGG ATCAAGACATCCAGAATTTTGTTATGCATAGTGTGCTAAACTTCATTGGATCAACTGAAGTGAG TCCGAACTCGTATGTTCTACATCAGGAACTTCTGAACTTCATGATTGTTGCAATGTCTACACAGCTTCTCTCCGGGCCATCACCTGGACCAAGAGATGCGAACCCTTTTATTGATGCAGCAATGTCTCAG GAGAAGTCTTTAGTTTGTCTGGCTGTCAGAAGATTGCTACTTAATTATATTTCCCGTACGCCTCCAAATGCTAAAACCTATTTGTATTCTGATGGAGATTCACCAGGCATTTTGGAAAGAGTTGGTTCTGCAGCTG CGACAATTGTGCTCTTGCCTTTGAACTATCTTGTAAATAACAGTGGTGACGGATCTAAACATCCACTAGCGGAGTTCAGCCTTCATGTTTTGCTAATCCTCACTAATTACCACAAGCCTATCATGAGTGATGAGTCATTGACGGATAAAAGTGATGACAGTGGTACTTCAGAATTGGTATCTAAAGGGCATGCATTTTCCTCCGGCAATATCTTTAGCAAGGCTCTGGCAAATGCTAGAGATGTCGAAT TTGATCGCTCAGATGTTGAGGGAAATGCCTACCCTGGTCCACATGTTCGGATACCATTTGCTTCTTTATTTGATACTCTTGGCAT GTGTTTGGCTGATGAGGGCGCTGTCTTACTCCTCTATTCGTTGCTGCAAGGGAACTCCGACTTTAAAGAGTATGTTTTGGTGCGAACTGATTTGGATACTATG TTGATGCCTATTCTGGAAACGTTGTATAACGCTTCGAAGAGAACATCATCCAATCAAATATACATGATGCTCATTGTACTTCTCATCCTTAGTCAGGATTCATCATTCAATTCAAGCATTCACAAGATG ATACTTCCTAGCGTTCCATGGTACAAGGAGCATCTCCTTCATCAGACGTCTCTTGGCTCCTTAATGGTCATTATTCTCATCAGAACAGTGCAACACAACCTTTCTAAACTGAGG GATGTGTATCTGCAGACTACATGCCTTGCAACCTTGGCTAACATGGCACCCCATGTCCATCATCTTAGTGCATATGCCTCGCAGAGGCTTGTCAGCCTTTTCTACATGCTTTCTCGAAA GTATAACAAGTTATCGGAGTTGACAGGTGAGAAGCAGCAAAGTATCAAAATAAGTTTGGCAGGAGAGGGTGATGGCGTTTCTGAAGATCTG GCAGCAGAGTTGCAAATCTTTACTGATTTCTTGAGACTTGTCCTTGATATATTAAATGCAATTTTGACGTACGCTTTACCAAGAAATCCAGAG ATCGTGTATGCAGTTATGCATCGGCAAGAAGTGTTCCAACCTTTCAAGAATCATCCGAGATTTCATGAGCTAGTCGAAAATATATACACA GTCTTAGACTTTTTCAATAGCCGCATGGACTCTCAAAGATCGGATCGAGAATGGTCAGTGCAGAAAGTTCTTGAATTCATCATCGACAGTTGTCGGTTTTGGCGAGGCGAAGGCATGAAG ATGTTTACTCAACTTCACTTCTCATATGAGCAAGAGAGCCACCCAGAAGAGTTCTTTATTCCATACGTTTGGCAACTAGCTTTTTCCAGATG CGGATTTAGCTTTAATCCGGACGCTATCAACTTATTCCCATTGCCACACCAAGTTGAG aaaCAGGGAGAAGAGGGGAGAGGAGAAGAAGTGGAAGAAGGGAAAGAGAAGAAGGTGCAAGAGCTGATCGAGCAGAGAATCGTCTTGGATCCATAG
- the LOC106402069 gene encoding eukaryotic translation initiation factor 2 subunit gamma-like yields the protein MARNKGLAEQDLSKLDVAVLHPLSPEVISRQATINIGTIGHVAHGKSTVVKAISGVQTVRFKNELERNITIKLGYANAKIYKCEDDKCPRPMCYKAYGSGKEDSPNCDVPGFENAKMKLLRHVSFVDCPGHDILMATMLNGAAIMDGALLLIAANETCPQPQTSEHLAAVEIMQLKHIIILQNKIDLIQENVAINQHEAIQKFIMNTVADGAPIVPVSAQLKYNIDVVCEYIVKKIPIPKRNFVSPPNMIVIRSFDVNKPGFEVDDIKGGVAGGSILRGVLKVNQLIEIRPGIVVKDERGNPKCTPIYSRIISLYAEQNELQYAVPGGLIGVGTTMDPTLTRADRLVGQVLGEIGSLPDVFVELEVNFFLLRRLLGVRTKGSEKQGKVSKLTKGEILMLNIGSMSTGAKVVGVKNDLAKLQLTAPVCTSKGEKVALSRRVEKHWRLIGWGQIQAGTTIEVPPSPF from the exons ATGGCTCGAAACAAGGGATTGGCGGAGCAAGATCTTAGTAAATTGGATGTGGCTGTGCTGCATCCTTTGTCCCCTGAGGTCATCTCTCGCCAGGCTACTATCAATATTG GAACCATTGGACATGTCGCTCACGGGAAGTCCACTGTTGTCAAAGCTATTTCTGGTGTGCAG ACTGTTCGTTTTAAGAATGAATTGGAGCGTAACATCACGATTAAACTTGGTTATGCGAATGCAAAGATTTATAAATGCGAGGATGACAAATGCCCTAGACCAATGTGCTACAA GGCATATGGAAGTGGGAAAGAAGACAGTCCAAATTGTGATGTCCCTGGATTTGAGAACGCCAAGATGAAACTGTTGAGGCATGTGTCGTTCGTGGATTGCCCG GGGCACGACATTCTCATGGCGACAATGCTCAACGGAGCAGCTATCATGGACGGTGCGCTACTTCTAATCGCTGCAAATGAGACCTGTCCGCAACCGCAAACTTCTGAGCATCTTGCTGCTGTTGAGATTATGCAGCTGAAGCATATCATAATCCTCCAGAACAAGATTGATCTTATTCAAGAGAACGTTGCCATTAACCAGCACGAAGCAATTCAGAAATTTATAATG AACACTGTCGCCGATGGTGCGCCTATTGTCCCCGTCTCAGCACAACTTAAGTACAACATCGATGTTGTATGCGAGTACATCGTCAAGAAGATCCCAATCCCTAAGAGGAATTTTGTGTCACCACCAAACATGATAGTGATTCGGTCTTTTGATGTCAACAAGCCTGGGTTCGAAGTTGATGACATTAAAGGTGGAGTTGCAGGTGGAAGTATCCTCCGG GGTGTTTTGAAGGTCAACCAATTAATCGAGATCCGACCTGGAATCGTTGTGAAAGACGAGCGTGGCAACCCAAAATGCACTCCGATCTACTCTCGCATCATTTCACTCTACGCAGAACAGAACGAGCTTCAGTATGCAGTTCCCGGAGGTCTAATTGGAGTTGGAACAACAATGGACCCAACTCTTACTCGTGCTGATCGATTGGTTGGTCAAGTCCTTGGTGAAATCGGTTCCCTTCCCGATGTCTTTGTTGAACTCGAG GTGAACTTCTTTCTTCTACGGCGACTGTTGGGAGTGAGAACAAAGGGATCAGAGAAGCAAGGGAAAGTGTCGAAGCTAACAAAGGGAGAGATTCTGATGCTCAACATTGGTTCCATGTCCACTGGTGCCAAAGTTGTTGGAGTTAAGAACGATCTGGCTAAGTTGCAGTTGACCGCGCCTGTATGCACCAGCAAAGGAGAGAAAGTGGCTCTGAGTAGGCGTGTGGAGAAGCATTGGCGTTTGATTGGTTGGGGTCAGATTCAAGCTGGAACGACCATTGAAGTTCCTCCTTCACCTTTCTAA